The region TGCGCATCGGCCACGACGCTCTGGACGCACACGAAGTGATCCCCGGCCGACATCTGGTTCTTCTTGGCATTGCGCCAGGAGTTCCACTCGTCATCCGGATAAGGTCTGATCTGGCCGTCGCGCGTCACCTCGGCCACCGAGATCGGGGCATCCTCCGTCCACCGCGGGAAGTTGACGAAGATGCGCCCATCCTTCGACACGGTCACTCCGGTCACCTGGTGCTCAAAGTTGGCGACCTGCTGTAGTTGAGCCGGGCCCTGAGATGGGGCCGCACTCTGCTGTGCCATGGATGTGGTAGCCAAGAGCGTCCCGAGAAGCAGGGTCGCCGGTGTGAGCCTGAGCATGTTCGCCTCCATCGTGCGGCAATGATCGTGTGGGATACGGCTGCCCCCTCGCGGCCTGAACGCCGCTCGAATGCAGCCATATCGTCGCTCGGTCAGTGAGGGCGTGCCCTCTCCTGCGGAGCACGATCGGACACCGCCGCGAGGGTTGGTGCGGCCCGCATGTCCGGCGGTACCTGGAAGTCCTTGGCGGCGCCTCGCGCCGCCTGGACACCCTGCGGGAAGCCTGTCCGATTCCGGTAAGAGCGTAGCCGACCGCGAGGGCGGCTGTGGCGGGCCGTGACGCTCTGCGCGCCAATGATGTCCAGCAACGTCACCCCCAGCACCGCCGCAAGAGCAATCCCGACATTGTCGCGCTTCGGATTGTCGTGCCGCATGGCCGCCATCAGGGTGGCGATGTCGAGCCCGTCTCCGGCGACGCGGCTCCACAATCCGAGATGCTTATCGGGCGAAAGCGAGACGATGCCGTGCCCGAGTTCGCGGACGCCATAGGCCCGTACGAGACCCTCCTTACCCTCCATCCCTAATGCCCGGGTGAAGCGCTCCGGCGCGATCAGCTCCGCTATGCCCAGCCCAATGCTGTACCAACCTAACGCTTTGGCCAAGCGGTCAGCGGCCCCCAGCGAGTTGGGGCCGGAGTGGAGGACCTTTGGGTCACCCTTGGACCGGGCGATGTTCGAGATGTAATAAGCCATGTCTTCTCTCCCGGTTCCTCAGGGCTTCAAAACCACCTTGATGCAGCTGTCCTGCTTGTCGCGGAACACCTTGTACATCTCGGGCCCCTCCTCGAGGCTCACGGTGTGGGTGATGACAAACGATGGGTCGATCTGCCCCTCCTCGATGCGGCGCAGAAGGTCATCGGTCCAACGGTTGACGTGCGTCTGACCCGTCCGGATGGTCAGGCCCTTGTTCATCAGCTGGCCCATCGGGATCTTGTCATCGAGGCCGCTATAGACACCGGGGATCGAGATCACCCCGGCCGGGCGGCAGACGTAGATCATCTCGCGAAGAACGTGCGGCCGGTCGCTTTCGGCTCCCAGCATCTGCTTGGCGCGGTCGTAGACCGTATCCGGCATCGAGGGCGAGACATGGGCTTCCATTCCGATCGCGTCGATGCACTTCTCCGGGCCCTCGCCGCCGGTGAGCTCGTTCAGGCGCTCGACCACGCTCTCTTCATCGAAGTTGATGGTGATGGCACCGCCGGCTTCTGCCATTTCCAGGCGCTCGGGCAAATGATCGATGGCAACCACCTGCTTGGCCCCGAGGAGCACGGCGCTGCGGATCGCCATCTGGCCGACGGGACCGCAGCCCCAGATCGCCACCGTGTCCGTCGGCTGGATGTCGCACTGGACAGCGGCCTGCCAGCCGGTCGGGAAGATGTCGCCGAGGAAGAGAACCTTCTCGTCCGGGATCCCATCCGGCACCTTGATGTGGGTCGCATCGGCAAAGGGAACGCGCAGATACTCGGCCTGCCCGCCAGGATAGCCGCCGGTCAGATGCGTGTAGCCGAACAGGCCTGCGGTCGTGTGGCCGAACACCTTGTCGGCGATATCCTTCTTGCGGTTGCTCCGCTGACAAACGGAGAAGTTGCCGCGCTTGCACTGATCGCATTCGCCACAGATGATCGTGAAGGGGACAACGACACGGTCCCCCTTCTTGAGCTTGCCCCTCGCTTCGGGCCCGACCTCGACAACCTCTCCCATCATCTCGTGCCCCATGACATCGCCAGGCAGCATGGCAGGAATGAAATTATGAAACAGATGCAGGTCCGAGCCGCATATGGCGCAGCTCGTCACCTTGACGATGGCGTCACGCGGCTGCTCGATCTCAGGGTCTGTGACGGTGTCGCAGCGGATATCTTCCTTGCCATGCCAAACGAGGGCTCGCATGCCTTCCTCCTCCTCTTGTCCAACGAAGATGCAGAGGCTCCTGCGTCCGGAAAACGTTACGGCACGAGGCAGATCTCTGCGGGGATGGTCGTCAAGGGTCGTGGCTCATGAACGTCTGCGCTGGGGGGAAGTGCTGCGGATGATCCCTGAGGGATATCCCGCTCTGTTTGATGCAGCGCGGTTCTCTCACTCCGCCGACGGATAGCGAGAACAGCACCTGAGCGGGAATTTCTGCCAAGCGGTCAGGTTTCAGGCTTATCTGCTCCCTGAGGCACCTTCGCCCCGGGCTGAGTGACTCAAACCCCGCGGAGGGTGCGACCAGCACGGCTTGGGGCAGGGTCTGTACGCCCAGGCGCTGCATGACATGAGCACGATGGGTTTCCACCGTACGCGGGCTGATGCCGATGTCCCGCCCGATCTGCTTGTTGGTCTGGCCGGCCAGCAGGCCCTCCAGGACCTCGCGTTCGCGGACCGGCATCTCGGCAATGCGCCCCCGGGCCCGGTTGGATTCCTGACCGTGCTCGTCGGCCTGGGAAATGTCAGCGGCTGCCGACGCAAGGGCGGCCAGCAGCTCATCCGGAGCATAGGGGACCGGCAGGAAGTCCACCGCGCCGGCCTTCATCACCTGCACGGCAGACTTTACATCGCTCTGGAGCTCGCCCAAGACGATCACCGGCAGGCGGATGCGCCGGGCCTTGAGCTCCCGCGGGATGGTCAGATCGCCCGCCTCGGGTTGGCGCATGTCGAGTACCACGCAGCCAACATTCCAAAGGGTTGCGCTCGATTGGTCAGCCCCGCGCTGCAGCCATCACTGCCAGCTACACCGGACTGGCCCATGCGACGTGAAGATCCGTCCGTCCGCAGACAGGGCGCCCGGCAGCGGCAACCGGCGTACGCAACAGCCGCAGCCGGCTGGATGGGCCGCCTTCGTGGGGCGTTGGCCGCTCGCATTGCGCTCGTTCGAGGCCAGGGTGCTGCGCCGGGTCGGATCCATGCTAGCGATGGCTGGTGCGCTGAGAACTGCTCGTGACGCTTCAGCCCCGCATTTCGGGCATGCGCATGGGTCCTGGAACCGCGCCATGGGCTGCATAGCAGTGAACGGCCCGCACCCTTGGCACTGGTAGTCGTAGATCGGCATGGCGTCCTCACGTTCGAACTCGTTCGGCGAGAAGGCACACAGGCCGAGCGCGTGACTGCCCGCCCGGCCCGCGGCTAGTCATGCGGCGGGCTTGAGAACCACCTTGGTCCAGCCCTCGTCGCGCGCGTCGAAGTGCTGGTAGGCGTTTGGTGCCTCACCCAGCGGCAGCTCATGCGAGACGATGAAGGACGGCTTCGCACGGCCAGTCGAGATCAGATCTCGCAGCTGCCGGTTATATGCCTTCACGTTGCACTGGCCGGTGCCGATCGTCTGACCCTTGAACCAGAAGAGCCCGTAATCGAAAACGATCTCGCCCTGCTTGTAGAGCGGGTCCTGCGGAGCTGGATCCTGGGGCACATAGACGCCGACCACGCCGATGCCGCCGGTGAATTTCACTGACCTCACCAAGTCGTTCATGATCATGTTGGGGTGCTCGTGGCCCTCCGGGTCGTGGGCCTGGTAGCCGACGCACTCGCAGCCGCGATCGGCGCCGATGCCGTTCGTCAAAGCAAGGACTTGGTCCACCGGGGAGCCCTTGGAATCGTCAATGGGTAAGGCCCCGATCGACTCTGCGAGGCGCAGACGGTCGGGATGGCGGTCGACGACCATGACCATGCAGGCGCCCTTGATCATCGCGGAATGAGCAGCCATGAGTCCGACCGGACCGGCCCCGTAGATGACGACCGACTCGCCGGGACGCAATCCTGCAAGTTCTGTGACGTGCCAGCCGGTTGGGAAGATGTCGGCCAGCATCACATAGTCGATTTGTCGTTCCTCCGCGTCCGGTGGCAGCTTCAGGCAATTGTAGTCGCCGTAGGGGACGCGAAGAAGGTCGGCTTGGCCGCCCCGATACGGCCCCATATCGGCGAAGCCGTACGCGGCGCTGGCCATGTTCGGCACGACGCTTCGATCCGCCGTGGTCAGGCAGAACGCGCTCAAGCCGCGCTCGCAGTTCTTGCAAAACCCGCAGCCGATATTGAAGGGGATGGCCACCCAGTCCCCAACCTTCACCCGATCGACCGCGTCGCCCACTTCTGCCACCTGACCGAGGTTCTCGTGCCCGAACACGCCGCCGCGCGGGAAGTCGGTCCGGCCCTCATACATGTGCAGGTCCGAGCCGCAGATGTTGGTGCTCGTGATCCGTACCAGAACGTCCGTCGGCCTCTCGATCCGCGCGTCGGGCACGTCCTGTACCGCAACATCGCGCTGCCCGTTATAGACAACTGCTCTCATCGTGTTCTCCCAATCTAAAGCCGCATGCTCGACAGGCGCGACTTGTCACCTTGGCGAGGGCGTCGTGGGATGGCCGTCAGGGGTCGTGGCTTATGAACGACTGCGCTGAGGGGAAGTGCTGCGGATGATCCCTGAGGGACATTCCTGCCAGCCGGTCAGGTTTCGGGCGTGTCTGATCCCTGAGGCATCTTCGGCCCCGGGCTGGGCGCCTCGGAACCCCGCGGAGGTTGCGACCAGCATGGCTCGTGACAGGGTCTGTATGCCAAGCCGCTGCATGACGTGGGCCCGGCGCTTCTCTACCGCCCGAGGGCTGAGGCCAACGGGTTCGGCGGCGTGAGCGGGAAAGCCGGACATGGCCAGGGG is a window of Microvirga lotononidis DNA encoding:
- a CDS encoding zinc-dependent alcohol dehydrogenase gives rise to the protein MRALVWHGKEDIRCDTVTDPEIEQPRDAIVKVTSCAICGSDLHLFHNFIPAMLPGDVMGHEMMGEVVEVGPEARGKLKKGDRVVVPFTIICGECDQCKRGNFSVCQRSNRKKDIADKVFGHTTAGLFGYTHLTGGYPGGQAEYLRVPFADATHIKVPDGIPDEKVLFLGDIFPTGWQAAVQCDIQPTDTVAIWGCGPVGQMAIRSAVLLGAKQVVAIDHLPERLEMAEAGGAITINFDEESVVERLNELTGGEGPEKCIDAIGMEAHVSPSMPDTVYDRAKQMLGAESDRPHVLREMIYVCRPAGVISIPGVYSGLDDKIPMGQLMNKGLTIRTGQTHVNRWTDDLLRRIEEGQIDPSFVITHTVSLEEGPEMYKVFRDKQDSCIKVVLKP
- a CDS encoding response regulator transcription factor, whose product is MVLDMRQPEAGDLTIPRELKARRIRLPVIVLGELQSDVKSAVQVMKAGAVDFLPVPYAPDELLAALASAAADISQADEHGQESNRARGRIAEMPVREREVLEGLLAGQTNKQIGRDIGISPRTVETHRAHVMQRLGVQTLPQAVLVAPSAGFESLSPGRRCLREQISLKPDRLAEIPAQVLFSLSVGGVREPRCIKQSGISLRDHPQHFPPAQTFMSHDP
- a CDS encoding FmdB family zinc ribbon protein translates to MPIYDYQCQGCGPFTAMQPMARFQDPCACPKCGAEASRAVLSAPAIASMDPTRRSTLASNERNASGQRPTKAAHPAGCGCCVRRLPLPGALSADGRIFTSHGPVRCSWQ
- a CDS encoding glutathione-independent formaldehyde dehydrogenase, which codes for MRAVVYNGQRDVAVQDVPDARIERPTDVLVRITSTNICGSDLHMYEGRTDFPRGGVFGHENLGQVAEVGDAVDRVKVGDWVAIPFNIGCGFCKNCERGLSAFCLTTADRSVVPNMASAAYGFADMGPYRGGQADLLRVPYGDYNCLKLPPDAEERQIDYVMLADIFPTGWHVTELAGLRPGESVVIYGAGPVGLMAAHSAMIKGACMVMVVDRHPDRLRLAESIGALPIDDSKGSPVDQVLALTNGIGADRGCECVGYQAHDPEGHEHPNMIMNDLVRSVKFTGGIGVVGVYVPQDPAPQDPLYKQGEIVFDYGLFWFKGQTIGTGQCNVKAYNRQLRDLISTGRAKPSFIVSHELPLGEAPNAYQHFDARDEGWTKVVLKPAA